One genomic window of Candidatus Methylomirabilis lanthanidiphila includes the following:
- a CDS encoding putative glycosyl transferase codes for MADLTATIITYNEGQNIQACLESLTWVKEIIIVDSGSSDRTVEICRGYTDKVVINPWVGFVEQKNFAVSRATYDWILNIDADERVSEELRHAIERELAAPRHDGYWIARRNYFLGRWMRHGGWYPDRVLRLFDRRKGRFGGLKVHERVVISDGSTGVIDGYLVHATYRNVSQYIRKQDLYTGISAEECVKRGRRLGPVSGVELLLRPLIKFVQVYLLKRGFLDGMHGWIVAVGASYFNFFKYAKVWEAGLAPDPIVDGGGTAHASAPGGLDGSSIHGRLRRLDTETQARAESTDRLAGVGWVDVAVRPLLTFMNACLCRQACRRGLRGLVDATLMSFSTFVRSVKAWELLMSRERSLE; via the coding sequence ATGGCCGATCTTACCGCCACGATCATTACCTATAACGAGGGGCAGAATATTCAAGCGTGTCTCGAGAGTTTGACGTGGGTAAAAGAAATTATCATCGTCGACTCGGGGAGCTCGGATCGTACGGTAGAGATCTGCCGAGGTTACACCGATAAGGTGGTTATCAACCCATGGGTCGGATTTGTCGAGCAGAAGAATTTTGCCGTCTCGCGGGCGACGTACGATTGGATTCTGAACATCGACGCCGATGAACGGGTGTCTGAGGAGCTTCGCCATGCGATTGAGCGCGAGCTTGCGGCGCCCCGTCACGACGGCTACTGGATCGCGCGTAGAAACTATTTCCTGGGACGATGGATGCGGCATGGGGGATGGTATCCGGATCGCGTCCTTCGTCTGTTTGACCGGCGCAAGGGGCGATTCGGAGGTTTGAAGGTTCACGAGCGTGTCGTAATCTCGGACGGCTCCACCGGCGTCATCGATGGCTATCTGGTTCATGCGACGTATCGAAACGTCTCGCAGTATATTCGCAAGCAGGACCTGTATACGGGAATCTCGGCAGAGGAGTGCGTGAAAAGGGGTCGCCGACTCGGACCCGTCAGCGGTGTAGAGCTGTTGCTGCGGCCGCTGATCAAGTTTGTGCAGGTCTATCTGCTCAAACGTGGGTTTCTGGATGGGATGCACGGCTGGATTGTCGCGGTGGGCGCGTCCTACTTTAACTTTTTCAAGTATGCCAAGGTATGGGAGGCGGGACTGGCACCTGATCCGATTGTAGATGGGGGCGGCACAGCGCACGCATCTGCGCCAGGCGGCCTTGACGGATCGAGCATCCATGGCCGGCTCCGGCGGCTTGACACCGAGACCCAGGCGCGCGCCGAGTCGACGGATCGCCTCGCCGGCGTCGGGTGGGTCGATGTCGCTGTGCGTCCTCTCTTAACCTTTATGAACGCCTGTCTGTGTCGGCAGGCCTGTCGCCGCGGGTTGCGCGGGCTCGTCGACGCAACGTTGATGAGTTTCTCTACCTTTGTGCGGTCTGTGAAGGCGTGGGAGCTCCTGATGAGCCGCGAAAGATCGCTCGAGTGA